Proteins encoded by one window of Chondromyces crocatus:
- a CDS encoding response regulator, producing MTQDPNKKPLGRILLQQRAVTQPQLEQALVESRAKGVPLATGMIESGTLSEVAALKALSEQSGVPGIDLTQVCIRLSDLSILPREIAMKHKLLPVLVRDDRILVAMAAPTDKKVVDELEFVTGKRVFPYIALAGPLMRTVAAAYDMKDQGEPFFVGPKCPPEVLRRAGLSPASTPAPTEAPGVQSPARSTPPLATSPPSHPVFTPAQRIPAHGSRVAALQDFSVAKPLPASAESTITTQAAKIHQSAFDSKFTNDETSFADVMDEAAPEGATADIASPPGAAFVGQPDIIVDDAMSRVAATYELSDAEFGEADRDLSLVGTLPKEAPRGEQPTVLVVDDEAEIRRLLRRIFEERGYRVEEADRGLLALRMVKENPPDVMILDAMLPEVHGFDIARRMKGTQRYGHIPIIMISAVYRGWRFAEDLKSSYGVDAYIEKPFRVADVVAAVENAVHSRSTRSDQDRISAEAERLLAAGIAAYRSGDFETAVKNLREGTMLDPLAYRLHFHLGLLYGKQGQLYDAIQELETALHINSKHFPALKNLAVLYQKAGFRNKAIETWERALSVAPDDPTRQSIKEHLLGLL from the coding sequence ATGACTCAAGATCCGAACAAGAAACCACTCGGGCGCATCTTGCTGCAGCAGCGGGCCGTCACCCAGCCCCAACTGGAGCAGGCCTTGGTGGAGTCTCGAGCCAAAGGTGTGCCACTCGCGACGGGCATGATCGAGAGCGGGACCCTTTCAGAGGTCGCTGCTCTCAAAGCTCTATCTGAGCAGAGCGGGGTTCCTGGGATTGATCTCACACAGGTCTGCATCCGACTCAGCGACCTGTCGATCCTTCCTAGAGAGATCGCGATGAAGCACAAACTGCTGCCCGTGCTTGTTCGTGACGATAGAATTTTGGTCGCGATGGCGGCTCCAACGGACAAGAAAGTCGTTGATGAGCTTGAGTTCGTTACCGGTAAACGAGTGTTTCCCTACATCGCGCTTGCGGGGCCGCTGATGAGAACCGTGGCTGCTGCGTATGATATGAAGGACCAAGGGGAGCCGTTTTTTGTCGGCCCAAAATGCCCGCCCGAGGTATTGCGCCGCGCTGGATTGTCTCCTGCGAGTACCCCAGCCCCGACGGAAGCTCCCGGAGTTCAGTCTCCAGCTCGCTCGACACCGCCTCTGGCGACATCTCCCCCTTCACATCCAGTTTTCACGCCTGCGCAGCGCATTCCTGCTCATGGCTCGCGAGTCGCGGCGCTGCAGGATTTCTCGGTGGCCAAACCTCTTCCGGCCTCGGCCGAGTCTACAATTACGACTCAAGCAGCAAAGATTCACCAGTCCGCGTTCGATTCGAAGTTCACGAACGACGAGACATCCTTCGCGGACGTCATGGACGAGGCGGCTCCGGAGGGAGCTACTGCCGATATTGCCTCTCCGCCTGGTGCCGCTTTCGTGGGGCAACCAGACATCATTGTTGATGATGCCATGAGTCGCGTGGCAGCGACCTATGAGCTCAGTGATGCAGAGTTTGGCGAGGCGGATCGAGACCTCTCTCTCGTTGGAACACTACCGAAAGAGGCTCCTCGTGGTGAGCAGCCAACTGTTCTCGTCGTGGACGATGAGGCCGAGATCCGTCGCCTTCTCCGGCGCATTTTCGAAGAACGTGGTTATCGCGTGGAGGAGGCAGACCGAGGACTTCTGGCACTGCGGATGGTGAAAGAGAATCCGCCGGACGTCATGATTCTAGACGCAATGCTCCCAGAGGTTCACGGCTTCGATATTGCGCGACGAATGAAGGGGACGCAGCGCTACGGTCACATCCCCATCATCATGATCTCGGCCGTTTATCGCGGTTGGAGATTCGCAGAAGATCTCAAGTCCAGCTATGGTGTCGACGCTTATATTGAGAAGCCGTTTCGAGTGGCTGATGTGGTGGCTGCCGTAGAGAATGCAGTTCACAGTCGCTCGACGCGCAGCGACCAAGATCGAATCTCAGCCGAGGCGGAGCGGCTGCTTGCTGCAGGGATTGCGGCCTACCGCTCAGGCGACTTCGAGACCGCAGTGAAGAATTTGAGAGAGGGAACAATGCTGGATCCCCTCGCTTACCGCCTTCACTTTCATCTTGGGTTGCTCTACGGAAAGCAGGGGCAGCTATATGATGCCATTCAGGAATTGGAAACGGCGTTGCACATCAATAGTAAGCATTTTCCTGCTCTGAAGAATCTGGCCGTTCTGTACCAAAAAGCAGGCTTTCGCAATAAGGCCATTGAGACCTGGGAGCGCGCATTGAGCGTTGCACCCGATGATCCAACACGCCAATCGATCAAAGAGCATCTACTAGGATTGCTCTGA
- the lepB gene encoding signal peptidase I, which translates to MELTVRLGVGDRIRQWLPGLRWIATRAILLAMALTLLRTTVADQYHVPTSSMWPTIAPGDRIFVYKLSYGLRLPFTSRYLLEGEGPRSGDVVVFSDPRGGAVPLVKRVVAVAGQTVAVQSGVLLIDGAPQTLEVLGDGQLLEHLGPLAHAAGSVDLAAFGPVVVPPEHVFMMGDNRAASLDSREIGPVPRHLVRGRVVGVLYHHREGAGLDAGRLLQAIDARPERGAVRGASLPSAAAH; encoded by the coding sequence GTGGAACTCACGGTTCGGCTCGGCGTCGGTGATCGGATCCGTCAGTGGCTTCCCGGCCTGCGCTGGATAGCGACCCGCGCGATCCTGCTGGCCATGGCACTCACGCTTTTGCGCACGACTGTGGCGGATCAATACCACGTCCCTACGAGTTCGATGTGGCCGACCATCGCTCCGGGCGATCGCATCTTCGTGTACAAACTGTCGTATGGTCTGAGGCTGCCTTTCACGAGCCGGTACCTTCTGGAAGGCGAAGGGCCTCGTTCTGGCGACGTGGTGGTGTTTTCGGATCCGCGCGGTGGAGCAGTACCCTTGGTCAAGAGGGTCGTCGCTGTTGCTGGGCAGACTGTAGCCGTGCAATCAGGCGTGTTGCTGATCGACGGTGCTCCACAGACGCTGGAGGTGCTGGGAGATGGTCAACTTCTGGAGCATCTCGGACCTCTGGCGCATGCCGCGGGTTCGGTGGACCTTGCTGCGTTCGGTCCCGTGGTGGTTCCACCCGAGCATGTGTTCATGATGGGTGACAACCGCGCTGCCTCCCTCGATAGCCGCGAGATCGGTCCAGTTCCAAGGCACCTGGTTCGGGGGAGGGTGGTCGGAGTGTTGTACCACCACCGTGAAGGCGCCGGGCTGGACGCTGGTCGCTTGTTGCAAGCCATCGACGCGCGCCCTGAGCGGGGCGCTGTTCGAGGTGCCTCGCTTCCTTCTGCAGCAGCGCACTAG
- a CDS encoding sigma-70 family RNA polymerase sigma factor, whose protein sequence is MVSENHHLYVEGVNLLRIAARRLARRLGQRVPLDDLSSYGYSALPRIVSSYDSTRSSFATYARAKLNWAMLDGVKQERRWLFETARAGAIGASDRFAEAFDENEGAAFSLSGDAANQFSDLLAGHAAAMVLGMTVAREGIGLGLADGRGNPEEQTVAAEMAVTLRRAVQELPDRERALVERHYYDGERFDHIAQELGISKSRASRLHAQAIATLSRRLRESD, encoded by the coding sequence GTGGTTTCCGAAAACCATCATCTGTACGTCGAAGGTGTAAACTTACTGAGAATCGCCGCCCGCCGTCTTGCAAGAAGGCTGGGGCAAAGAGTTCCTTTGGACGATCTTTCGTCCTATGGCTATTCGGCATTGCCGAGAATCGTTAGCAGCTATGATTCAACCCGCTCGAGCTTCGCCACGTATGCACGGGCAAAGCTCAACTGGGCGATGCTTGATGGCGTCAAGCAGGAACGGCGGTGGCTATTCGAGACGGCCCGCGCTGGCGCGATAGGCGCTTCAGACCGATTCGCTGAAGCATTTGACGAAAATGAAGGTGCGGCATTTTCGTTGTCTGGAGATGCTGCCAATCAGTTCAGTGACCTCTTGGCCGGCCATGCCGCAGCGATGGTGCTCGGAATGACCGTCGCTCGAGAGGGTATAGGACTCGGACTTGCGGATGGGAGGGGCAATCCGGAAGAGCAAACTGTAGCGGCTGAAATGGCCGTGACGCTTCGGAGAGCGGTGCAGGAACTACCCGACCGCGAACGAGCTCTGGTCGAACGCCATTATTACGATGGTGAACGATTCGATCACATCGCTCAAGAACTCGGAATTAGCAAAAGCCGAGCAAGCCGTCTTCATGCGCAGGCCATTGCGACACTGAGTCGCAGGCTCAGAGAAAGCGATTGA
- a CDS encoding sigma-54-dependent transcriptional regulator translates to MAKILIVDDQRNMRTLLAMLLRGAGYEVDEATNGIEGADLGARGAYDVVLTDLRMGGSDGLSVLRAVKEANAMTEVIVMTAYGTIESAVEAMRLGAFDYLQKPIEEPELLLKVERALQNRKLAGEVQLLATEFKERYRFENIIGRSQPIRDVLARIVKIAPTDATVLITGESGTGKELVAKAVHANSRRSDRPFVPINCAAISETLLESELFGHARGSFTGAVSARKGLFEEADGGTFFFDEIAETPLTFQAKLLRAIQENEIRRVGENKPIHVDVRIIAATNQELLSAVAEKRFRQDLYYRLNVARFTLPPLRSRREDVPLLFAHFLTKFNRKMNCRAVAGEGVVDALSQYDFPGNIRELENMVEQAVALSGGGVITADDIIPSPTQTRRAADGAGRTLADVVDAAERQAIEAALRETDGNREKAADVLAISATTLWRKMSRLAIVYPPSA, encoded by the coding sequence ATGGCAAAGATTCTCATCGTTGATGATCAGCGAAACATGCGGACACTTCTCGCAATGTTGTTGCGAGGGGCAGGCTATGAAGTCGATGAGGCGACCAACGGTATCGAGGGCGCAGATCTAGGGGCCCGAGGTGCCTACGATGTCGTCCTCACCGACTTGCGCATGGGTGGCTCAGACGGTCTCTCTGTTCTGAGGGCAGTCAAGGAAGCCAATGCCATGACGGAAGTCATCGTCATGACCGCATATGGGACCATCGAGAGCGCCGTGGAAGCGATGCGCTTGGGTGCGTTTGATTATCTCCAGAAGCCGATAGAAGAACCTGAGCTTCTTCTGAAAGTGGAGCGCGCACTCCAAAATCGAAAACTGGCGGGAGAAGTCCAACTACTCGCAACCGAGTTCAAGGAACGTTATCGCTTCGAGAACATCATCGGTCGTTCGCAGCCGATACGAGATGTTCTAGCCCGGATTGTAAAAATCGCTCCAACAGATGCGACGGTGCTCATCACAGGAGAGAGTGGAACGGGCAAAGAACTCGTCGCGAAAGCCGTCCATGCGAATAGTCGGCGTTCAGATCGGCCCTTTGTTCCGATCAACTGTGCAGCCATTAGCGAAACACTGCTTGAAAGTGAGCTATTCGGTCATGCTCGCGGTTCCTTCACTGGAGCAGTTAGCGCTAGGAAGGGTTTGTTCGAGGAAGCGGATGGTGGGACATTCTTCTTCGATGAAATTGCCGAAACTCCGCTGACCTTTCAGGCAAAGCTGCTGCGCGCTATCCAGGAAAACGAGATTCGCCGAGTCGGCGAGAATAAACCTATCCATGTCGACGTCCGGATCATTGCCGCAACGAATCAAGAGTTGCTGAGCGCGGTTGCCGAAAAGCGCTTCCGACAAGACCTATATTATCGTCTCAATGTGGCACGATTCACTCTTCCGCCTTTGCGATCGCGTCGAGAAGATGTCCCCCTGCTGTTTGCGCATTTTCTGACAAAATTCAACCGGAAGATGAACTGTCGTGCTGTAGCAGGAGAGGGTGTTGTGGATGCGCTTTCTCAGTATGATTTTCCAGGGAACATCCGCGAACTGGAAAATATGGTCGAGCAGGCTGTGGCTCTTTCTGGAGGGGGAGTCATCACCGCCGACGATATCATTCCCTCGCCCACACAAACGCGACGAGCTGCAGATGGTGCAGGCCGCACGCTCGCAGATGTCGTTGACGCTGCAGAGAGACAAGCGATCGAGGCGGCGCTGCGTGAGACCGATGGCAACCGCGAGAAGGCCGCAGATGTCTTGGCAATCAGCGCGACGACCCTCTGGCGTAAAATGAGTCGGCTGGCAATCGTCTATCCGCCATCAGCTTAA
- a CDS encoding shikimate dehydrogenase, whose protein sequence is MHHAGYRALGLPFTYFPFKVTNLADAMRGMRALGIRGLGISMPFKQAVIPLLDEIEPMASRIGAVNTVVNENGRLIGHNTDWRGAVLALEEATSLRSRRVLLLGAGGAARAIAFGLCERGAELTIANRDASKAEQLAAEFGCTAAPLLDVFQNDYEVIVNATSLGMNNVDARSPVPEDVLNAGRVVMDIVYNPLSTELFKAAHRRGATAIHGGRMLLHQAAEQFRLYTGQQAPLGAMDEALRTQLVD, encoded by the coding sequence ATGCATCACGCTGGCTACCGTGCGCTTGGCCTGCCATTCACCTATTTTCCGTTCAAAGTGACAAATCTTGCGGACGCCATGCGAGGCATGCGAGCCCTGGGGATCCGAGGGCTCGGCATCTCCATGCCCTTCAAACAGGCCGTCATCCCGTTGCTCGACGAGATCGAACCGATGGCCTCGCGCATCGGTGCAGTGAATACAGTGGTCAACGAGAATGGACGACTCATCGGCCACAACACGGACTGGCGCGGTGCAGTGCTCGCCCTCGAGGAGGCCACCTCTCTTCGGAGCCGTCGCGTGCTCCTGCTCGGCGCGGGCGGTGCCGCACGGGCGATCGCCTTCGGCCTCTGCGAACGCGGGGCCGAACTCACGATCGCGAACCGCGATGCTTCCAAAGCCGAGCAGCTCGCAGCGGAGTTCGGCTGCACTGCAGCTCCCCTCCTCGACGTCTTTCAGAACGATTACGAAGTAATTGTCAATGCCACTTCGCTGGGCATGAACAATGTCGACGCAAGAAGCCCTGTTCCAGAAGATGTGCTGAATGCTGGGCGAGTCGTCATGGACATCGTTTACAACCCTCTGAGTACCGAGCTCTTCAAGGCAGCTCACCGACGCGGAGCCACAGCGATCCATGGCGGGCGCATGCTACTTCATCAGGCCGCAGAGCAGTTCCGTCTCTACACCGGGCAGCAGGCGCCACTCGGTGCGATGGACGAGGCTTTGAGAACGCAGCTCGTCGACTGA
- the queA gene encoding tRNA preQ1(34) S-adenosylmethionine ribosyltransferase-isomerase QueA has protein sequence MLDFSLPDELIASRPTAEREEARLLLVDRTQPPGEVGHSTICKLDEHIPPGALVIVNDTRVVAARLLGRKLATGGQVELLLLRKLKSSEGGLVEHWLARGRASKPIRQGAELAFGENGEIKAHVVQCAGDAMLEVVLSSPRGVAVEKLIGIHGHIPLPPYMKRADDASDRERYQTVFARTPGAIAAPTAGLHFSNQLVEKLQSRGVKMTSITLHVGLGTFKPVTALDLDDHPMHEEEYFVSDEVSEAIDDARRRKVPVIAVGTTVVRALETAADPSRPGRVTASSGETRVLIQPGYRFRVVDALITNFHLPQSTLLALVCAFAGGRRTLAAYRAAITSSYRFYSYGDAMMVFG, from the coding sequence TTGCTCGACTTCTCGTTGCCAGATGAACTCATCGCCTCACGACCAACGGCGGAGAGAGAGGAGGCTCGCCTGTTGCTTGTCGACCGAACTCAACCGCCTGGAGAGGTGGGTCACTCGACCATCTGCAAGCTCGACGAGCACATCCCTCCTGGTGCGTTGGTGATTGTCAATGACACTCGTGTCGTTGCAGCTCGCCTGCTTGGTCGAAAGCTCGCAACTGGTGGCCAGGTCGAACTTCTGCTTCTGCGCAAATTGAAGTCGAGCGAGGGAGGCCTCGTAGAGCACTGGCTTGCGCGTGGAAGAGCATCGAAGCCGATTCGACAAGGAGCCGAGCTGGCGTTTGGCGAAAATGGTGAGATCAAGGCCCACGTTGTTCAGTGCGCTGGTGATGCAATGCTTGAAGTCGTACTGTCCTCGCCTCGAGGTGTGGCTGTCGAGAAGCTCATTGGCATTCACGGCCATATTCCGCTTCCTCCTTACATGAAACGTGCCGACGATGCGTCCGATAGAGAACGCTATCAGACAGTCTTTGCCCGTACCCCTGGAGCGATTGCTGCCCCCACGGCTGGTCTGCACTTTTCGAATCAACTCGTCGAAAAGCTTCAGTCTCGCGGGGTAAAGATGACGAGCATTACTCTGCATGTGGGACTGGGGACTTTCAAGCCTGTTACTGCGCTCGATCTAGACGACCACCCAATGCATGAAGAGGAATACTTCGTGAGCGACGAGGTGAGCGAAGCGATTGATGATGCGCGCCGACGTAAAGTACCCGTGATTGCTGTTGGAACAACGGTCGTCCGGGCCCTTGAAACGGCAGCAGATCCCAGCAGACCGGGACGAGTAACCGCTTCAAGCGGTGAGACGCGAGTGCTCATCCAGCCTGGCTACAGGTTCCGCGTGGTAGATGCCTTGATCACCAATTTTCACCTGCCCCAGTCGACTCTTCTAGCTCTGGTCTGTGCGTTCGCAGGGGGGCGGAGAACGCTGGCTGCCTACCGTGCGGCGATAACATCATCTTATCGATTTTATTCCTATGGTGATGCAATGATGGTGTTCGGGTAG
- a CDS encoding SDR family oxidoreductase: MRLNDAKFIITGAASGLGRHYAVRLAEAGGQVVAGDVNEAGLASLVEEGKSLPGKIHARPLNVASEGEVGEYVSWANEAMGGLNGLVNNAGILRDGLLVKKDRKTGEVLKMSAAQWQAVIDVNLTGATFIARDVVAKMIETSTKGVIVNISSIARHGNRGQSNYTAAKAALAANTRTWSLEFAPFGIRVAAIAPGMIETPMTQGMNQKARDALVANIPSGRIGEPEDIWIAVRFAIECDYFNGRCIDVDGGLSM, translated from the coding sequence ATGCGACTGAACGACGCCAAGTTCATCATCACGGGTGCAGCCTCCGGCCTAGGTCGTCATTACGCGGTAAGGCTGGCTGAGGCAGGGGGCCAAGTTGTCGCGGGCGATGTCAATGAAGCTGGGCTTGCCTCTCTGGTAGAAGAGGGGAAAAGCCTACCCGGGAAAATTCATGCGAGACCATTGAATGTCGCCTCCGAAGGAGAGGTCGGCGAGTATGTAAGCTGGGCCAACGAAGCAATGGGGGGATTGAATGGTCTCGTCAACAACGCTGGAATTCTTCGAGATGGCCTGCTGGTGAAGAAAGATCGCAAGACCGGTGAGGTCTTGAAGATGAGTGCAGCGCAATGGCAGGCCGTAATCGATGTGAATCTGACAGGTGCGACATTCATCGCTCGGGACGTCGTTGCAAAGATGATTGAGACGAGCACGAAAGGTGTCATTGTCAACATCAGCTCCATCGCGCGTCACGGAAATAGGGGACAATCAAACTACACAGCCGCCAAGGCAGCCCTAGCCGCGAATACACGGACTTGGTCGCTTGAATTTGCACCTTTCGGAATTCGAGTCGCAGCGATTGCGCCTGGGATGATTGAAACTCCGATGACGCAAGGGATGAATCAAAAGGCTCGTGATGCTCTCGTCGCGAACATTCCGAGTGGACGCATCGGAGAACCGGAGGACATCTGGATCGCCGTCCGGTTTGCAATTGAATGTGATTACTTCAACGGGCGCTGCATCGATGTCGATGGTGGTCTCTCGATGTGA
- the tgt gene encoding tRNA guanosine(34) transglycosylase Tgt, translating into MAISTFGFEFRQTAQDGAARTGVLTTPHGEVETPTFMPVGTQGSVKTLTPEEVAATGARIVLGNTYHLWLRPGPEVIDKIGGLHKFTCWPHAMLTDSGGFQAFSLADRRTVSEEGFVFRSHLDGSRRVLTPEVAMQVQGALGADIAMQLDICPPGTASPREMDEACAVTTRWARRCLSAKRPDQALFGIVQGGTDVRRRLAHADELAAMSFDGLALGGFSVGEPIEKMHEVLAEVAPRLDASRPRYLMGVGTPTDLVRAIGAGVDMFDCVLPTRNARNGQALTKQGRIVIKQARYKEDFSPLDPGCECPTCTQGYSRAYLRHLFMAGEVVVLRMLTEHNLHLYGRLVREARAAIAAGRYAAFARSWLTKDVADS; encoded by the coding sequence ATGGCCATATCGACTTTTGGCTTCGAATTTCGCCAAACTGCTCAGGATGGAGCAGCTCGTACGGGGGTGTTGACGACACCCCATGGAGAAGTCGAGACGCCGACGTTCATGCCAGTCGGCACACAGGGGAGTGTCAAGACACTGACTCCTGAAGAGGTAGCTGCCACTGGGGCGCGGATCGTTCTGGGGAACACGTACCATCTATGGCTACGCCCGGGACCCGAGGTGATAGACAAGATTGGCGGCCTGCACAAATTCACTTGCTGGCCACATGCGATGCTGACTGATTCAGGCGGGTTTCAGGCGTTTTCTCTGGCGGACCGCCGCACCGTCTCGGAAGAAGGCTTTGTGTTTCGCTCGCATCTCGATGGCTCTCGGCGCGTCCTCACTCCGGAGGTGGCCATGCAGGTGCAAGGCGCTCTAGGTGCGGATATCGCGATGCAGCTAGATATCTGTCCTCCGGGGACAGCATCTCCCCGCGAGATGGATGAAGCCTGTGCCGTCACCACCCGTTGGGCGCGTCGCTGCCTCTCAGCGAAGCGTCCCGATCAAGCGCTGTTCGGCATTGTGCAGGGAGGGACCGATGTCCGCAGGCGTCTCGCACATGCGGACGAACTCGCGGCCATGTCCTTTGATGGATTGGCTCTGGGGGGCTTCTCGGTTGGCGAACCCATCGAAAAAATGCACGAAGTTCTAGCTGAGGTCGCTCCTCGTCTGGACGCGTCGCGTCCTCGCTACTTGATGGGTGTTGGAACACCCACCGACCTCGTTCGTGCGATTGGTGCAGGGGTGGACATGTTCGACTGCGTCCTGCCTACTCGAAATGCTCGCAACGGTCAGGCACTCACGAAGCAGGGTCGCATCGTCATCAAGCAAGCTCGTTACAAAGAAGATTTTTCTCCACTCGATCCAGGGTGTGAATGTCCAACATGCACGCAAGGATATAGCCGCGCTTACCTTAGACACCTTTTCATGGCGGGTGAGGTAGTCGTTCTGCGCATGCTGACTGAGCATAACCTACACCTGTATGGACGTCTCGTTCGGGAGGCACGTGCTGCGATCGCTGCCGGTAGATATGCGGCTTTCGCACGTTCATGGCTGACGAAAGACGTTGCTGATTCGTGA
- the rsmH gene encoding 16S rRNA (cytosine(1402)-N(4))-methyltransferase RsmH — protein sequence MNASSMPSGSELHTSIMRPEVVALFSSLRTGGVYVDATLGAGGHSEAILQMPDTVVVGIDRDPRALELARVRLAQFGDRFFGVHGRFSDLKEHLARLELERVDGILADVGLSSMQIDDPARGMSFRFEGPLDMRMDPTVGETALDLIDNHTAEDLADLIYHYGEERHSRRIARSIKFARERNELATTTDLRRAIVRAVGPGRHGGIDPATRTFQALRIAVNGELRELASLLEMAPTFLVSSGVLAIISFHSLEDRMVKQAFKERSIWRALTKKPLTASDAEVEGNPRARSAKLRAAVRVEEEQLRGIT from the coding sequence ATGAATGCTTCCTCCATGCCCTCGGGCTCTGAGCTGCATACCTCCATCATGCGACCGGAGGTGGTGGCGCTGTTCTCGTCACTTCGTACGGGCGGGGTGTACGTCGATGCGACGCTGGGGGCAGGAGGGCACTCAGAGGCGATTCTACAGATGCCGGATACTGTGGTCGTTGGCATTGACCGAGACCCTCGTGCTCTGGAACTCGCCCGCGTTCGTCTTGCTCAATTTGGCGACCGTTTTTTCGGTGTTCATGGTCGGTTCTCGGACTTGAAGGAGCACCTTGCTCGCCTGGAGCTTGAGCGCGTCGACGGCATTCTCGCCGATGTTGGACTCAGCTCGATGCAAATCGACGACCCTGCTCGTGGCATGAGCTTCAGATTCGAGGGACCGCTCGACATGCGAATGGACCCCACTGTAGGTGAAACGGCACTCGACCTCATTGATAATCACACGGCGGAGGACCTGGCCGATCTCATTTATCATTATGGTGAGGAGCGTCATAGCCGGCGAATTGCGCGCAGCATCAAGTTTGCGCGTGAGCGGAACGAACTCGCCACGACGACGGATCTCCGGAGAGCGATCGTTCGCGCGGTAGGACCCGGGCGGCACGGCGGTATAGACCCGGCGACTCGGACCTTCCAGGCTCTGCGCATCGCGGTCAATGGTGAACTCAGGGAGCTGGCGAGCTTGCTGGAAATGGCACCTACTTTTCTGGTGTCGAGCGGCGTGCTCGCGATCATCTCTTTTCATTCCTTGGAAGATCGAATGGTCAAGCAGGCGTTCAAGGAGCGGAGCATCTGGCGTGCGCTCACGAAGAAGCCTCTCACCGCGTCGGATGCAGAGGTGGAAGGTAATCCCCGCGCGCGGAGCGCGAAGCTGAGGGCCGCCGTGCGAGTCGAGGAAGAACAACTGCGAGGCATCACGTGA
- the bfr gene encoding bacterioferritin, whose amino-acid sequence MKGSKEVIDALNEVLAAELVAINQYFLHAKMCENWGYITLAAHSRSESIDEMKHVETIVDRILFLEGLPNLQRLDTLHIGQTVVEQFKSDLELEYRAVKRLNDSVALCRDKGDRTSEELLAEILASEEQHVDWLEKQLGLVDQLGEQQYLAQQIRQ is encoded by the coding sequence ATGAAGGGATCCAAAGAGGTCATCGATGCACTGAACGAGGTGTTGGCGGCAGAGCTCGTTGCCATCAACCAGTATTTCCTGCATGCAAAGATGTGCGAGAACTGGGGCTACATCACGCTTGCTGCTCACTCGCGCTCAGAGTCCATCGATGAGATGAAGCATGTCGAAACCATCGTCGACAGGATCCTCTTTCTCGAGGGGCTCCCCAACTTGCAACGCTTGGACACCTTGCACATCGGACAGACGGTTGTCGAGCAGTTCAAGAGTGATCTCGAACTGGAGTACCGCGCAGTAAAGCGGCTCAATGATTCGGTAGCGCTCTGTCGTGACAAAGGGGACCGGACAAGTGAAGAACTGCTGGCCGAGATTCTAGCGAGTGAAGAACAACACGTCGATTGGCTTGAAAAACAGCTTGGTCTAGTGGATCAGCTGGGCGAGCAGCAATATCTCGCTCAGCAGATTCGACAGTAG
- a CDS encoding (2Fe-2S)-binding protein: protein MYVCLCNAVTDHEIKDAIGGGASTMAEVMRCTKAGTCCGSCQPTIAFLLDTTFLVKPKTRLVAPEELENSSAA, encoded by the coding sequence ATGTACGTCTGCCTCTGCAATGCCGTCACGGACCACGAAATAAAAGATGCAATCGGAGGGGGGGCCTCAACCATGGCAGAGGTGATGAGGTGCACAAAAGCAGGAACTTGCTGTGGCTCTTGCCAGCCAACGATCGCTTTCCTGCTGGATACGACTTTTCTGGTGAAGCCTAAAACCAGACTTGTTGCCCCTGAGGAGCTAGAAAACTCTAGCGCAGCCTAG